A genomic window from Synergistaceae bacterium includes:
- the gap gene encoding type I glyceraldehyde-3-phosphate dehydrogenase produces the protein MSKYKVAINGFGRIGRLSMRAFFANSEVDNLFDIVAVNDLTPPTSLEYLLKYDSVFRRFPGEVSLEQNDLVVNGKKIRTFSEADPTRLPWNDLGVDLVIESTGRFTNAEKAEAHISSGAKKVIITAPAKNHHVTVVMGVNENIYNAKTHNIISNASCTTNCLAPVCKVLHEEFGIISGLMNTIHSYTNDQVTLDFPKANLARGRAAALSIIPTTTGAAKAISEVMPELKGKLNGLALRVPTPNVSVVDLTVTLDKKVKVEDINGAMKEYSDGVLKGILGYETEDLVSMDFIGDSHSSIFAPNHTLVIGDNLVKVLAWYDNEWAYSKRVIDLANFVFKKGL, from the coding sequence ATGTCAAAATATAAAGTGGCTATCAATGGATTTGGAAGGATAGGACGTCTATCAATGCGGGCTTTTTTTGCTAATAGTGAAGTTGATAATCTCTTTGATATTGTTGCAGTCAATGATCTGACTCCACCTACATCTTTAGAATATCTTTTAAAATATGATTCTGTATTTCGTCGTTTCCCTGGAGAAGTATCTTTAGAACAAAATGATCTTGTTGTAAATGGCAAAAAAATAAGAACTTTTTCTGAGGCAGATCCAACAAGGCTTCCATGGAATGATTTAGGAGTAGATTTGGTAATTGAATCAACAGGAAGATTTACAAATGCCGAGAAGGCCGAAGCTCACATTTCATCGGGTGCCAAAAAAGTTATCATAACAGCTCCTGCAAAAAATCATCATGTCACGGTGGTAATGGGGGTTAATGAAAACATCTATAATGCTAAAACTCATAACATTATTTCGAACGCTTCTTGTACAACTAATTGTCTTGCACCTGTTTGTAAGGTTCTGCACGAAGAATTTGGTATTATTTCTGGTTTAATGAACACCATACACTCTTATACAAACGATCAAGTAACGCTAGATTTCCCTAAAGCGAATCTTGCTCGTGGACGAGCTGCTGCTTTGTCTATAATTCCAACAACTACAGGTGCAGCAAAGGCAATATCTGAAGTAATGCCGGAGCTCAAAGGCAAGTTAAATGGATTAGCCCTAAGAGTGCCAACTCCTAACGTATCTGTTGTAGACCTTACTGTAACTTTAGATAAGAAAGTAAAAGTTGAGGATATTAATGGAGCTATGAAAGAATATTCCGATGGAGTTCTCAAGGGTATACTTGGTTATGAAACGGAAGATTTGGTTTCGATGGATTTTATAGGAGACAGTCACTCTTCTATTTTTGCTCCAAATCATACCTTAGTTATTGGAGATAATCTTGTAAAAGTACTTGCGTGGTATGACAATGAATGGGCCTACAGTAAAAGAGTTATCGATTTAGCAAACTTTGTTTTTAAGAAAGGCTTATAA